In the Oreochromis aureus strain Israel breed Guangdong linkage group 14, ZZ_aureus, whole genome shotgun sequence genome, one interval contains:
- the si:dkey-54n8.4 gene encoding coiled-coil domain-containing protein 92 isoform X2: MKPPGRSQIELQEEEELLEACSLEVENRLAEKECALGEIRKELTQKGALVGVLRANLKQKERHFLEELKSRSHCSTVLNTELQKQTEAAAYLSFQLHAARQKLHQQRMQQRQGLLSRANNQGLQYGAEHNSTVSPQMLSGASPSSPVVKPKRKSARASSRVERSRECVPIEKVMGPAEPTAMPDPALFLHPRRHRARSRHNVAQRQPPLGMEKEEEEDEEGAGGGEGPVEPQDEAARLVSSAAAAAAAAPLRSNAAETQAD, encoded by the exons ATGAAGCCTCCGGGCAGGAGTCAAATAG AAttgcaggaggaagaggagctctTGGAAGCTTGCAGTCTGGAGGTGGAAAACCGCCTGGCAGAAAAGGAGTGCGCCTTGGGGGAGATTAGGAAGGAGCTCACTCAGAAAGGGGCTTTGGTGGGAGTTCTCAGAGCCAATCTCAAGCAAAAAGAGCGCCATTTTCTGGAGGAGCTGAAAAGCCGCAGCCACTGTTCGACCGTCCTTAACACGGAGCTGCAGAAACAAACCGAGGCCGCGGCATACCTCTCCTTCCAGCTGCACGCTGCCAGGCAGAAACTGCACCAGCAGCGGATGCAGCAGAGGCAGGGACTGCTTTCCAGGGCCAACAACCAGGGGCTCCAGTACGGTGCTGAGCATAACTCCACAGTTTCTCCACAGATGCTTTCAGGAGCTTCCCCGTCTTCTCCTGTGGTTAAACCAAAACGTAAGAGCGCTAGGGCTTCCTCGAGAGTTGAGCGTTCCCGAGAGTGTGTGCCGATAGAGAAAGTGATGGGCCCTGCAGAGCCCACAGCCATGCCGGACCCTGCTCTCTTCCTCCACCCTCGAAGGCACAGGGCCCGCTCCAGGCACAATGTGGCACAAAGACAGCCTCCACTGGGCATGgagaaggaagaagaggaggacgaggaaggGGCAGGAGGTGGGGAAGGGCCAGTGGAGCCCCAAGATGAAGCTGCTAGACTGGTgtcttcagcagcagcagcagcagcagcagcacctctGCGGAGCAACGCTGCGGAGACGCAAGCAGATTAG
- the si:dkey-54n8.4 gene encoding coiled-coil domain-containing protein 92 isoform X1, giving the protein MGDERSLSQQIESVERSMVFLRKEHLSMLHGLHLEILSLQKRCTELTSELKMKPPGRSQIELQEEEELLEACSLEVENRLAEKECALGEIRKELTQKGALVGVLRANLKQKERHFLEELKSRSHCSTVLNTELQKQTEAAAYLSFQLHAARQKLHQQRMQQRQGLLSRANNQGLQYGAEHNSTVSPQMLSGASPSSPVVKPKRKSARASSRVERSRECVPIEKVMGPAEPTAMPDPALFLHPRRHRARSRHNVAQRQPPLGMEKEEEEDEEGAGGGEGPVEPQDEAARLVSSAAAAAAAAPLRSNAAETQAD; this is encoded by the exons ATGGGCGATGAGAGGAGTTTGTCTCAGCAGATAGAGAGTGTGGAGAGGAGCATGGTGTTCCTCAGGAAGGAGCACCTCTCCATGCTCCATGGTCTTCACCTGGAGATCCTCTCCCTGCAGAAACGATGCACAG AGTTGACAAGCGAGTTGAAGATGAAGCCTCCGGGCAGGAGTCAAATAG AAttgcaggaggaagaggagctctTGGAAGCTTGCAGTCTGGAGGTGGAAAACCGCCTGGCAGAAAAGGAGTGCGCCTTGGGGGAGATTAGGAAGGAGCTCACTCAGAAAGGGGCTTTGGTGGGAGTTCTCAGAGCCAATCTCAAGCAAAAAGAGCGCCATTTTCTGGAGGAGCTGAAAAGCCGCAGCCACTGTTCGACCGTCCTTAACACGGAGCTGCAGAAACAAACCGAGGCCGCGGCATACCTCTCCTTCCAGCTGCACGCTGCCAGGCAGAAACTGCACCAGCAGCGGATGCAGCAGAGGCAGGGACTGCTTTCCAGGGCCAACAACCAGGGGCTCCAGTACGGTGCTGAGCATAACTCCACAGTTTCTCCACAGATGCTTTCAGGAGCTTCCCCGTCTTCTCCTGTGGTTAAACCAAAACGTAAGAGCGCTAGGGCTTCCTCGAGAGTTGAGCGTTCCCGAGAGTGTGTGCCGATAGAGAAAGTGATGGGCCCTGCAGAGCCCACAGCCATGCCGGACCCTGCTCTCTTCCTCCACCCTCGAAGGCACAGGGCCCGCTCCAGGCACAATGTGGCACAAAGACAGCCTCCACTGGGCATGgagaaggaagaagaggaggacgaggaaggGGCAGGAGGTGGGGAAGGGCCAGTGGAGCCCCAAGATGAAGCTGCTAGACTGGTgtcttcagcagcagcagcagcagcagcagcacctctGCGGAGCAACGCTGCGGAGACGCAAGCAGATTAG